In Paenibacillus guangzhouensis, a single window of DNA contains:
- a CDS encoding methyl-accepting chemotaxis protein, whose product MSSGGFLLINLNRMDKSYTTLLQRDTQILSHVERISTYTAQHTSSLQQFLLTNDEKNVQAMQQASQGEIQLIYGTLQLMEKEEDKQLMNQLVALSRDFNLKAENIINQAATDREGAVKDATANLIPVGQQMESITNKIAKNQEEVLKQSTAENSSMVSDLKVLSYSSIGLALLLAIVIGYLLSRLISRPLVKISRSAQHIANGDLTDPDIQIRNRDEIGDLAQSFNQMSSNLRHLLAEISEGAEHVAASSQELAAGADQTNRSTEQIAVSITRVAEGTDHQVQNVTVCVQAMQELSAGAQQISDNAQQVAEAVVVTREKSEEGNESIQAAIKQMKSIEQTIDGLFQIIVDLGDRSKHINKMVELITSIAKQTNLLALNAAIESARAGEHGKGFAVVAQEIRLLAEQSSQSAMQITELISKIQRDSDSTVQSFQAGREEIQEGIRIVNLAGEAFGHIQSAILRVSDEIQLASSSIEQMNVNTAQVVKSMDAISEMTERSASESQTVTGAVEEQLASMEEFTSFVESLSKRAEQLQAQTSKFTI is encoded by the coding sequence GTGAGTTCAGGTGGTTTTCTTCTGATCAACTTGAACCGCATGGATAAATCGTATACGACATTATTGCAGCGGGACACCCAGATTTTGTCACACGTTGAACGCATATCTACATATACGGCCCAACATACGAGCAGCCTTCAACAGTTCTTGCTTACCAATGATGAGAAGAATGTTCAAGCGATGCAGCAAGCTAGTCAGGGTGAAATTCAGCTTATTTACGGTACACTTCAGTTAATGGAGAAGGAAGAGGATAAGCAACTGATGAATCAACTGGTCGCTTTGAGTCGTGATTTCAACCTGAAGGCAGAGAATATCATTAATCAGGCAGCGACGGATCGGGAAGGCGCGGTGAAAGATGCAACGGCAAATCTGATCCCTGTCGGTCAGCAGATGGAGAGCATCACGAACAAGATCGCGAAGAATCAAGAAGAAGTGTTGAAGCAGAGTACGGCTGAGAATTCATCGATGGTCTCAGACTTGAAAGTGCTAAGCTATAGTTCGATCGGGCTAGCGCTTCTGCTAGCGATCGTCATCGGTTACCTGCTGTCCCGCTTAATAAGCAGACCGCTTGTAAAGATCTCTCGGTCGGCGCAGCATATCGCAAATGGGGACTTAACGGACCCGGATATCCAGATTCGCAACCGGGATGAGATAGGCGACCTCGCGCAATCCTTCAATCAGATGAGCAGCAATCTTCGCCATCTCCTTGCCGAGATATCGGAGGGTGCGGAGCATGTAGCAGCTTCTTCCCAAGAGCTTGCGGCAGGCGCGGATCAGACGAATCGCTCGACGGAACAGATTGCGGTATCGATTACCCGTGTGGCGGAAGGGACGGATCATCAAGTTCAGAATGTGACCGTCTGTGTACAAGCCATGCAGGAATTATCCGCAGGTGCGCAGCAGATTTCGGACAACGCGCAGCAAGTTGCTGAAGCAGTTGTCGTCACGCGTGAGAAATCAGAGGAAGGGAACGAGTCCATCCAAGCTGCAATTAAGCAAATGAAGTCGATAGAGCAGACAATTGACGGGTTGTTCCAGATCATTGTCGATCTTGGTGATCGTTCGAAGCATATTAATAAGATGGTAGAACTCATTACGAGTATCGCCAAGCAGACGAACCTGCTAGCTCTTAATGCAGCCATAGAGTCTGCGCGTGCTGGAGAGCATGGCAAAGGGTTCGCTGTGGTTGCGCAAGAAATTCGGTTACTCGCTGAGCAATCATCGCAATCAGCCATGCAGATTACGGAGCTGATCTCGAAGATTCAGCGCGATTCTGATTCAACAGTCCAATCCTTCCAAGCGGGACGGGAGGAGATCCAAGAAGGAATCCGGATTGTAAACCTAGCGGGAGAAGCCTTCGGTCATATCCAGTCTGCAATTCTTCGTGTTTCGGATGAGATTCAATTGGCTTCTAGCAGTATCGAGCAGATGAATGTGAATACAGCTCAAGTCGTGAAGTCGATGGATGCTATCTCTGAAATGACTGAACGTTCAGCTTCAGAATCGCAGACGGTTACAGGAGCTGTAGAGGAGCAGTTAGCGTCAATGGAAGAGTTCACATCCTTTGTCGAATCGCTCTCAAAGCGAGCGGAGCAGCTTCAGGCTCAGACGTCTAAGTTCACAATTTAG
- a CDS encoding substrate-binding domain-containing protein: MLYRRTVILKNREITMRDLAEKLGVSTVTVSKALNDKEGVSDELKQKIKQLADEMGYRMNNLAKSMKEGRSYNIGVIIPERFAVEVQSFYFRFYQQITTMLDPYHYSGILHILSEEDEAQDVLPRIYHEKKVDGFILLGQIHANYVEHMMQTDVPIIFLDFYDQHTDMDAVVMDNFFASYELTNYLVEMGHREIGYVGNIYSTSSIQDRYLGYYKSLLENHLQLNPAYVLSDRDSRGLMVDVELPEQLPTAFVCNCDKAAFRVIAQLRKRGYAVPEDITVVGFDNDIYSTISDPQLTTVEVDVLEMSRVAVQGIIGKLQDPMKQIGRVQIKGKMVYRDSVKRI, from the coding sequence ATGTTGTATCGGAGGACGGTTATCTTGAAGAATCGTGAGATTACCATGCGTGACTTGGCGGAGAAACTCGGCGTTAGCACGGTGACAGTATCTAAGGCGCTGAATGACAAAGAAGGCGTCAGCGATGAACTGAAACAAAAAATTAAACAGCTGGCCGATGAAATGGGTTATCGGATGAACAATCTGGCCAAGTCGATGAAAGAAGGGCGCTCGTATAACATTGGCGTCATCATCCCGGAAAGGTTCGCCGTCGAGGTGCAATCCTTCTACTTCCGGTTCTATCAGCAGATCACGACGATGCTTGATCCTTACCATTACTCGGGTATTCTTCATATCCTCAGTGAAGAGGATGAGGCGCAGGATGTACTGCCTCGGATCTATCATGAGAAGAAGGTTGATGGGTTTATCCTCTTAGGGCAGATCCATGCCAATTATGTGGAGCATATGATGCAAACCGATGTACCTATCATTTTCTTGGATTTCTATGACCAGCATACGGATATGGATGCCGTCGTGATGGATAATTTCTTCGCTTCCTATGAGTTGACGAATTATCTGGTCGAGATGGGGCATCGCGAGATCGGGTATGTCGGTAACATTTATTCTACGAGCAGTATTCAAGACCGCTACCTAGGTTACTATAAAAGTCTGCTGGAGAACCATCTGCAGCTTAATCCGGCGTATGTATTATCGGATCGTGATTCACGCGGGCTGATGGTCGATGTCGAGCTGCCTGAGCAGCTGCCGACAGCGTTTGTCTGTAATTGCGACAAGGCTGCGTTCCGTGTGATCGCACAGCTGCGTAAGCGGGGCTACGCTGTACCTGAGGATATTACCGTGGTCGGCTTCGATAATGATATTTACTCGACGATCTCCGATCCACAATTGACAACCGTAGAGGTGGATGTGTTGGAAATGTCGCGTGTCGCGGTGCAAGGGATCATCGGTAAGCTGCAGGATCCGATGAAGCAAATCGGTCGTGTGCAGATCAAAGGCAAAATGGTGTATCGGGATTCGGTGAAAAGGATTTAA
- a CDS encoding glycoside hydrolase family 130 protein — protein MIHEKYAELLRAQEELLGRRNTKKESFYNGLYDRYTYPVLTRHHAPLYWRFDLNPKTNPYFMERLGINAVFNAGAIYLNGKYYVVARVEGLDRKSFFAIAESDTGVDQFRFWDYPVSWENDDEDETNIYDMRLVQHEDGWIYGIYCSERKDPEASPFDTSSAVAQAGLVRTRDLKYWEKLPNIQTPSPQQRNVVLHPEFVDGQYAFYTRPQDGFISTGSGGGIAFGLCPDILNPVIQLETVLDEKRYHTVYEVKNGQGPAPIKTDKGWIHIAHGVRNTAAGLRYVLYVFATSLEDPTQVIAKPGGHLIAPYDEERVGDVSNVIFSNGAVVNEKNEVFIYYASSDTRLHVATTTIDQLVDYTFNTPEDPYRSLDCVRQRSALIANNLELLSQG, from the coding sequence ATGATCCACGAGAAATATGCGGAATTACTGCGTGCGCAGGAGGAGCTGCTAGGCCGGCGCAATACGAAAAAAGAGAGCTTCTATAACGGGTTGTACGATCGCTATACCTATCCGGTATTGACGCGTCATCACGCACCGCTCTATTGGCGGTTCGATCTGAACCCTAAGACGAATCCGTATTTCATGGAGCGCCTAGGCATCAATGCGGTGTTCAACGCTGGCGCTATCTACTTGAACGGCAAATATTACGTTGTAGCTCGCGTGGAGGGATTAGATCGCAAATCGTTCTTCGCCATTGCCGAGAGCGACACCGGGGTGGATCAATTCCGGTTCTGGGATTACCCGGTATCGTGGGAGAATGACGATGAGGACGAGACGAATATTTATGATATGCGCCTCGTACAGCATGAAGATGGCTGGATCTACGGCATCTATTGCTCGGAGCGGAAAGATCCAGAGGCATCGCCTTTCGATACGTCGAGCGCCGTCGCGCAAGCGGGCCTCGTGCGCACGAGAGATTTGAAGTATTGGGAGAAGCTGCCGAACATTCAGACGCCTTCGCCGCAGCAGCGTAACGTGGTTCTCCATCCGGAGTTCGTGGACGGGCAGTATGCGTTCTACACACGTCCGCAGGACGGCTTCATCTCGACAGGCTCTGGCGGCGGTATTGCTTTTGGCTTATGCCCAGATATTCTGAATCCGGTAATTCAGCTCGAGACGGTATTGGATGAGAAGCGCTACCACACCGTCTACGAGGTGAAGAATGGCCAGGGACCTGCGCCGATTAAGACGGACAAGGGCTGGATTCATATCGCGCATGGGGTGCGGAACACGGCAGCGGGGCTGCGGTATGTCTTGTATGTATTCGCGACGAGCCTGGAAGATCCGACCCAAGTGATCGCGAAGCCGGGCGGTCATCTAATCGCACCGTACGATGAGGAACGTGTGGGGGATGTGTCGAACGTTATTTTCAGCAACGGTGCGGTTGTGAATGAGAAGAATGAAGTGTTCATCTACTATGCCTCCAGTGATACGCGGCTGCATGTTGCGACGACGACGATTGATCAATTGGTCGATTACACATTCAACACGCCAGAGGATCCATACCGTTCATTAGATTGCGTAAGGCAGCGCTCCGCGTTGATTGCGAATAATCTAGAGTTGCTAAGTCAGGGCTAG
- a CDS encoding MarR family winged helix-turn-helix transcriptional regulator: MENLFSIIEREIAIFGRRAEAIRIAYLNHKEIDRSTYLLLRLLLDEGPLAIKSLADALHLDISTASRQTAALEGKGFVERLSDPSDARVKLLQITELGQNQLHAFVVSRQEFYAKLLEDWNEEECRQFGESLARFNRTIEERRLEREKSE; encoded by the coding sequence ATGGAAAACCTATTCAGCATCATTGAACGTGAAATTGCTATTTTCGGTCGTCGCGCAGAGGCGATCCGCATTGCTTATTTGAATCACAAAGAGATTGATCGCTCTACGTATCTATTGCTGCGTCTATTACTAGATGAGGGTCCTCTAGCAATCAAATCGCTTGCGGATGCGCTTCATCTAGACATTTCCACCGCAAGCAGGCAGACCGCTGCCCTCGAAGGGAAAGGGTTCGTCGAACGCCTTTCCGATCCGAGCGATGCGCGGGTCAAGCTGCTGCAAATTACCGAGCTTGGACAGAACCAGTTGCATGCCTTTGTAGTGTCGCGACAAGAGTTCTATGCGAAGCTGCTTGAGGACTGGAATGAGGAAGAATGCCGTCAATTCGGCGAGAGCTTGGCACGCTTCAACCGCACGATTGAAGAACGACGCCTAGAGCGCGAGAAATCCGAATAA
- a CDS encoding DUF262 domain-containing protein, translating to MIMKPGQLQRKLEELEEKLKHTSEPSYVFRPGDPVRVGILQDAVVAEVLHEGKIYLIDYTYIDKNYGNPIRHEHTRNYFGWLEVRKPIPETSDTIIRNTDMNVRFTFRMLSELLQRVYNFGMNLDPDYQRDYVWEQEDKVRLIESVFSNVDIGKFAVIQRDPKTWVRSGLGYEIVDGKQRLMTLMAYYEDRFAWNGKKYSDLTAREQNHFMNYPIVFAEVKDMTREQTLRYFLMLNTVGKTMDAEHLERVRAELKTVE from the coding sequence ATGATCATGAAGCCTGGGCAATTGCAACGCAAGCTGGAAGAACTCGAAGAGAAATTGAAGCATACTTCGGAGCCTTCGTATGTATTCAGACCCGGAGACCCTGTCCGCGTCGGAATCCTGCAAGATGCTGTTGTAGCAGAGGTACTCCATGAAGGCAAAATCTATCTCATCGACTATACCTATATCGATAAGAACTACGGAAATCCGATCCGACATGAGCATACACGCAACTATTTTGGCTGGCTGGAGGTTCGAAAGCCGATCCCTGAGACATCGGATACGATCATTCGCAATACCGATATGAATGTTCGATTTACGTTCCGTATGTTATCCGAACTACTCCAACGTGTATACAACTTCGGTATGAATCTGGATCCAGATTACCAGCGTGATTACGTCTGGGAGCAAGAGGACAAGGTTCGTCTGATCGAATCCGTGTTCAGCAATGTCGATATCGGTAAATTCGCCGTGATTCAACGGGATCCGAAGACTTGGGTTCGATCCGGACTTGGCTATGAAATTGTAGACGGCAAACAACGCTTGATGACACTGATGGCTTATTATGAAGACCGATTTGCATGGAACGGCAAGAAGTATAGCGATCTGACCGCCAGAGAGCAGAATCATTTCATGAACTATCCGATTGTGTTCGCAGAAGTGAAGGATATGACGCGAGAGCAGACCTTGCGGTATTTCTTAATGCTGAACACGGTTGGCAAGACCATGGACGCAGAGCATCTAGAACGTGTACGTGCTGAACTCAAAACGGTGGAATAA
- a CDS encoding alpha/beta fold hydrolase — MGYFVEVEPRVKIYVEDVGSGEPVVFIHGWPVNHQMFEYQTTILPRYGYRCICIDIRGFGQSDSPWHGYSYDRLSDDVRTVIDALKLERVRLIGFSVGGAIAIRYMARHSGRKIAQLILLGSASPSFTKRPDFPYGNTVADVDALIEQTSVNRPQMIEDFGRKFFFSPITESFRDWFQLLGLQASSHGTIALAESLRDEDLRQDLDKILVPTTLLHGVKDKICPYTLALATHKGIPGSVLIPFEKSGHGLFYDEREKCNELILKALREIQTTK; from the coding sequence TTGGGTTACTTTGTCGAGGTAGAGCCCCGTGTGAAAATATATGTGGAAGATGTGGGATCCGGCGAACCCGTCGTTTTCATTCATGGATGGCCGGTGAATCACCAAATGTTCGAATATCAGACCACGATCCTGCCCAGGTATGGCTATCGATGCATTTGTATTGATATTCGTGGGTTTGGCCAATCGGATAGCCCTTGGCACGGTTACTCGTATGACCGGTTATCCGACGATGTGCGTACCGTTATTGACGCCCTCAAGCTGGAGCGCGTTCGACTCATCGGGTTCTCGGTGGGCGGCGCGATCGCCATTCGCTACATGGCCCGTCATTCTGGACGCAAGATCGCACAGCTTATTCTGCTGGGATCAGCATCGCCAAGCTTCACGAAACGCCCCGACTTCCCTTATGGCAATACGGTTGCAGATGTCGATGCGTTGATCGAACAGACTTCGGTTAATCGTCCGCAGATGATCGAAGATTTCGGCCGCAAATTCTTCTTCAGTCCGATTACGGAGAGTTTCCGCGACTGGTTCCAACTGCTCGGGCTTCAAGCGTCGAGTCACGGCACCATCGCGCTCGCAGAATCACTCCGTGATGAAGACTTAAGGCAGGATCTTGACAAGATCCTCGTTCCGACAACGCTTCTGCATGGCGTCAAAGACAAAATTTGTCCCTACACACTCGCACTAGCGACGCACAAAGGGATTCCCGGTTCCGTTCTTATTCCTTTTGAGAAGAGCGGCCACGGCCTGTTCTATGATGAACGCGAGAAATGTAATGAATTGATTCTTAAAGCACTGAGAGAAATTCAGACGACCAAATAA
- a CDS encoding nitroreductase family protein, whose translation MTDVFETIQHRRSIGKVKQDAVPQEQIEQLLEAATWAPNHRRTEPWKFFVMEGEGRRVLGRAYADIALSQGSGLSTDEEAEQRSNHEKKAFRSPIVIAVAVTPADDANVTEIEEYAAVHAAVQNMLLAAHALGLGAVWRTGDPMYHPIMQEAFGLSGRERLVGLIYVGYPDMDAPQSKRIPAAEKTVWLR comes from the coding sequence ATGACAGACGTATTCGAAACCATTCAGCATAGACGCAGCATCGGGAAAGTGAAGCAGGACGCGGTGCCGCAGGAACAGATCGAGCAATTATTAGAAGCGGCAACTTGGGCGCCGAACCATCGGCGTACAGAGCCGTGGAAGTTCTTCGTCATGGAAGGTGAAGGGCGTCGCGTACTTGGACGGGCCTATGCGGATATTGCCCTTTCTCAAGGGAGCGGACTCTCTACGGACGAAGAAGCTGAGCAGCGCAGCAATCATGAGAAGAAGGCATTTCGTTCGCCAATCGTCATTGCGGTAGCTGTAACGCCAGCAGATGATGCGAATGTAACGGAGATCGAGGAGTATGCTGCGGTACATGCAGCCGTGCAGAACATGCTGCTTGCAGCACATGCGCTAGGACTTGGCGCAGTCTGGCGGACGGGTGACCCGATGTATCATCCGATCATGCAGGAAGCCTTCGGATTGAGTGGCCGAGAACGGCTTGTAGGTTTAATCTATGTAGGTTATCCCGATATGGATGCGCCGCAGAGCAAGCGAATTCCTGCCGCAGAGAAGACGGTATGGCTTCGCTAA
- a CDS encoding RNA polymerase sigma-70 factor, producing MEPTLETLYTTYRGLLQSIAYRMLGSITEAEDIVQDLFIAYAQSPTHAIQNEKAYLIKMVTNRCINNLKSARKQREVYVGPWLPEPQVSSLEERPDDSFMQREHISYALLVLMEQLSPVERAVFILRETLDYSYQEIGELLNKTSTNCRQIFSRAQKKLQPELTDATAKADLAERLSISFIEASRTGNFQHFVTMITEDAILLSDGGGRVKAAINPIYGRERIYAFLHGIHVKRDASYQVRLIHTNGSPGILIHAGEEVYAMIAFQPDATGEKAQSIYFIRNPDKLSHIHLQ from the coding sequence ATGGAACCGACACTTGAAACGTTATATACCACTTACCGGGGCTTGCTTCAATCCATTGCGTACCGAATGCTGGGATCGATCACCGAAGCCGAGGATATTGTACAGGATCTATTCATTGCCTATGCCCAGTCTCCCACCCATGCGATTCAGAACGAAAAAGCTTATCTGATCAAAATGGTGACCAATCGCTGCATCAACAACCTGAAGAGCGCCCGCAAGCAGCGCGAAGTCTATGTCGGTCCCTGGCTGCCAGAACCGCAGGTGTCGAGTCTTGAGGAACGCCCAGATGACAGTTTCATGCAGCGCGAGCATATTTCTTATGCCCTACTTGTTCTGATGGAGCAGCTATCACCTGTTGAGCGTGCAGTTTTCATCCTGCGTGAAACGCTCGATTACAGCTATCAAGAGATTGGCGAGTTGCTGAACAAGACGTCGACCAATTGCCGACAAATCTTTAGCCGGGCGCAGAAGAAGCTGCAACCTGAGCTGACCGATGCCACAGCCAAAGCCGATCTTGCCGAACGTCTATCGATAAGCTTCATCGAAGCATCCCGCACCGGGAACTTCCAGCATTTCGTTACGATGATTACCGAAGATGCCATCCTGCTCAGCGATGGTGGCGGACGTGTCAAGGCAGCCATCAATCCGATCTATGGAAGAGAACGGATCTATGCCTTTCTACATGGCATCCATGTCAAAAGAGACGCATCCTATCAGGTGCGCTTGATCCATACGAACGGCAGCCCAGGAATCCTCATTCATGCCGGCGAGGAAGTTTACGCGATGATTGCTTTTCAACCGGATGCGACGGGCGAGAAAGCACAATCAATCTATTTCATTCGAAATCCGGATAAACTCTCGCATATTCATCTCCAGTAA
- a CDS encoding carboxymuconolactone decarboxylase family protein — protein sequence MEQRMQMNVVNPEGYRAMLGLEQYLHDSTIDKNILELIKIRASQINGCAFCLDMHTKDARKLGETEQRIYLLNAWREAPYYTPQERSVLALTEAVTLISKNQVPDEIYQEAATHYSQKELADIIMAIITINAWNRIAISTLMMPV from the coding sequence ATGGAACAAAGAATGCAAATGAACGTTGTCAATCCAGAGGGTTATCGTGCGATGCTAGGATTAGAGCAGTACCTGCATGACTCCACGATCGACAAGAACATCCTCGAGCTCATCAAAATTCGCGCCTCCCAGATCAACGGCTGCGCCTTCTGTCTCGATATGCATACCAAAGACGCGCGCAAGCTCGGCGAGACGGAACAGCGCATTTATCTGCTGAATGCATGGCGGGAAGCGCCTTACTACACGCCGCAAGAGCGCAGCGTCCTCGCGCTCACCGAAGCGGTTACCCTCATTTCGAAGAACCAGGTTCCCGATGAGATCTATCAAGAAGCAGCGACGCATTACAGCCAGAAGGAGCTGGCTGATATCATTATGGCGATCATTACGATCAATGCTTGGAATCGCATCGCGATCTCTACGCTCATGATGCCTGTGTAA
- a CDS encoding DsbA family oxidoreductase: MTVKIQVYSDFVCPFCYLGKTPFEEAIQGKDVEVEWMPFELRPSGSQPIDPWNEPSKLQGWNSYISPMAEKWGVDMKLPRISPHPYTGLAFEGYHYAKEQGKGNDYMNCVFAAFYQEELNIGELDVLVELASGIGLDAEDFRAALTSGKYTSMQDEARRHAYEEAKVSAVPTFIIGGQRIQGVTNRESFEQVLNEELAKDQGGLTIIPGLQCDIDGSCYDPS, from the coding sequence ATGACTGTGAAAATTCAAGTATATTCGGACTTTGTATGTCCGTTCTGTTATTTAGGGAAGACACCATTTGAAGAGGCGATTCAAGGCAAGGATGTCGAAGTGGAATGGATGCCGTTCGAGCTTCGCCCTAGCGGATCGCAGCCGATCGATCCTTGGAATGAGCCAAGCAAGCTGCAGGGCTGGAACTCCTACATTTCGCCGATGGCGGAGAAATGGGGCGTCGATATGAAGCTGCCACGTATTTCGCCACATCCTTATACGGGTCTTGCATTCGAAGGGTATCATTACGCGAAGGAGCAAGGCAAAGGTAATGACTATATGAACTGCGTGTTCGCTGCCTTTTATCAGGAGGAGCTGAACATCGGCGAGCTGGACGTATTGGTAGAACTGGCGAGCGGCATTGGGCTAGACGCAGAGGATTTCCGCGCGGCGCTAACGAGCGGGAAGTATACGTCCATGCAGGATGAGGCCCGCCGCCATGCCTATGAGGAAGCTAAGGTGTCCGCGGTGCCGACATTCATCATCGGCGGTCAGCGTATTCAAGGGGTCACGAACCGTGAGTCCTTCGAGCAAGTGCTGAATGAAGAGCTAGCGAAGGATCAAGGCGGACTTACGATCATTCCAGGCTTACAATGCGATATCGATGGATCTTGCTACGATCCTTCCTAA
- a CDS encoding phytanoyl-CoA dioxygenase family protein codes for MAIRSFGGSLTEKQREFYHNEGYLILEDLLNEEDMMAPKEAMQTKVQWIADALASAGLITDKLEHRPFPYRLAELFQGLTSEDFLQFGRSWRDRLPGYYHLMSNPKIVDAVESLIGGEIFSNPVYNVRPKVPGVAAGAVPWHQDKSYWPDANANPVITVWLSFIDATLENGCLHLKPKTQHSKVLDWHHEKHTGTGYTALHDHQLGRQKTVALPVRAGTAILFNDRLLHMSTPNLSDHVRWSVDLRYQPTDQDPMPQHGAGFLVRSREFPDRVATLEDWMASKPEHGSTASV; via the coding sequence ATGGCGATACGATCATTTGGCGGCAGCTTAACGGAGAAACAACGGGAATTCTATCATAACGAGGGATATCTGATACTGGAAGATTTACTAAATGAAGAAGACATGATGGCGCCGAAGGAAGCGATGCAGACGAAGGTGCAATGGATTGCTGATGCTTTGGCGTCGGCAGGATTGATTACGGATAAACTGGAGCACCGCCCTTTCCCATATCGACTGGCGGAGTTGTTCCAGGGACTGACTTCAGAAGATTTCTTGCAGTTCGGACGGAGCTGGAGGGACCGACTGCCAGGCTACTACCATTTGATGAGCAATCCCAAAATCGTCGATGCGGTGGAGTCGCTCATTGGCGGGGAAATATTCTCTAATCCGGTGTATAACGTGCGTCCGAAGGTTCCGGGTGTTGCTGCAGGAGCGGTGCCGTGGCACCAAGATAAATCGTATTGGCCGGATGCGAATGCTAATCCTGTCATTACGGTGTGGCTGTCATTCATCGATGCGACGCTTGAGAACGGCTGTCTGCATCTCAAGCCGAAGACGCAGCATTCGAAGGTATTGGATTGGCACCATGAGAAGCATACGGGAACAGGGTATACCGCTCTGCACGATCATCAGCTAGGCCGTCAGAAGACGGTAGCCCTGCCGGTGCGCGCGGGAACGGCCATTCTGTTCAATGATCGCCTGCTGCATATGTCGACACCGAACCTCTCCGACCATGTACGATGGAGCGTGGATCTTCGGTACCAGCCGACGGATCAAGACCCCATGCCGCAGCATGGAGCGGGATTTTTGGTGCGAAGCCGCGAATTTCCGGATCGTGTGGCGACGCTGGAGGATTGGATGGCGAGCAAGCCGGAGCATGGTAGTACCGCAAGCGTTTAG
- a CDS encoding AraC family transcriptional regulator codes for MTIDHLLPSVRLAHHYQFHGAFHDFNRYGYCYAFHLFDRGVGTVMIGSRQYPVRKGTLFFVPPKMIHGFHTDPDAALASYNIYCDLWMASPPVTTHHLAWEPEQYDSPDVTTVKPCPEIDGLPAVIQLQQYPLLIELFTHIVRTCNHQGPHAASITTHLLHAFLLELSRISQSHQDYDPRIQRIIERMEQSIEQPDHYETWLAQCGLQKSQFHELFRKMTGLPPKAYVTRIKMQRAAAALRESNQSVTHIAEWLGYSTIHHFTRQFTAYYGISPTRFRGTH; via the coding sequence GTGACGATTGATCATCTGCTTCCTTCCGTCCGTTTGGCCCATCACTATCAGTTCCACGGCGCATTTCATGACTTCAATCGTTATGGTTATTGCTATGCCTTCCACCTCTTCGACCGAGGTGTAGGAACCGTCATGATTGGCTCCAGACAGTACCCTGTCCGCAAAGGCACCTTATTCTTCGTCCCGCCAAAAATGATTCATGGCTTCCATACCGACCCGGACGCCGCACTCGCATCTTACAACATCTACTGTGATCTGTGGATGGCATCGCCTCCTGTCACAACGCACCATCTCGCATGGGAGCCAGAACAATATGATTCTCCTGATGTGACGACCGTGAAGCCCTGCCCTGAAATCGACGGGCTGCCAGCCGTTATTCAGCTGCAACAGTATCCATTGCTCATCGAACTGTTCACGCACATCGTTCGCACCTGCAATCACCAAGGGCCTCACGCGGCATCGATTACAACGCATCTGCTTCACGCTTTTCTGTTGGAGCTGTCACGAATATCACAGTCCCATCAGGATTATGATCCTCGCATCCAGCGCATTATCGAACGAATGGAACAATCTATCGAGCAGCCGGATCATTATGAGACATGGTTAGCCCAATGCGGACTTCAGAAGAGCCAGTTCCATGAGCTATTCCGCAAAATGACCGGCTTACCTCCCAAAGCCTATGTCACACGAATCAAGATGCAGCGGGCAGCCGCAGCGTTACGCGAGAGCAATCAATCCGTCACCCATATTGCGGAATGGCTAGGGTATAGCACGATCCATCATTTCACGAGGCAATTTACGGCGTATTACGGTATCTCTCCGACACGTTTTCGAGGCACGCACTAG
- a CDS encoding winged helix-turn-helix transcriptional regulator, producing MNQPTLCPRFEKAVEILSKRWVSFIVFQLLSGPKRFSEIEASLPNISGRLLSERLKELEVDGIVNRAVYPETPVRIEYSLTTMGHALAPIFNEIVNWSSTWIDASKLNSDEQESN from the coding sequence ATGAATCAACCGACATTGTGCCCTCGATTCGAGAAGGCTGTCGAAATATTAAGCAAACGATGGGTTTCCTTCATTGTCTTCCAACTGTTGTCGGGTCCGAAGCGATTCAGCGAAATTGAGGCATCCCTGCCGAATATTAGCGGAAGACTGCTATCCGAACGACTCAAGGAGTTAGAGGTCGATGGCATCGTGAACCGTGCTGTCTATCCAGAGACACCCGTTCGTATCGAATATTCATTAACGACGATGGGGCATGCCCTCGCGCCGATATTCAACGAAATCGTCAACTGGTCCTCCACATGGATCGACGCATCGAAGCTGAATTCAGATGAACAAGAATCTAATTAA